The following are from one region of the Staphylococcus argenteus genome:
- a CDS encoding polysaccharide lyase 8 family protein has translation MTYKMKKWQKLTTITLLMAGVITLNDGEFRSVDKHHIAVADTNAQTPDYEKLKKTWLDVNYGYDQYDENNAAMKKKFEATEKEAKKLLDEIKTDTNRTYLWSGAENLDTNSSHMTKTYRNIEKIAEAMRHKNTSLKTDENKLKIKDALDWMHKNVYGKNPSQKVDDLTKNRKGQTTPKNNSLNWWDYEIGTPRALTNTLILLNDQFSNEEKKKYTAPIKTFAPDSDKILSSVGKAEPAKGGNLVDISKVKLLESIIEEDKDMMKKSIDSFNTVFTYVQSNATGKERNGFYKDGSYIDHQDVPYTGAYGVVLLEGISQMMPMIKETPFKDSNQNDTTLKSWIDEGFMPLIYKGEMMDLSRGRAISRENETSHSASATVMKSLLRLSDTMDDSTKTKYKQIVKTSVESDSSYKQTDYLNSYSDIDKMKSLMEDSTISTNGLTQQLKIYNDMDRVTYHNKDLDFAFGLSMTSKNVARYESINGENLKGWHTGAGMSYLYNSDVKHYRDNFWATADMKRLAGTTTLENEEPKGTVVKKPSKTFVGGIKFDDQHASIGMDFENQDKTLTAKKSYFILNDKIVFLGTGIKSTDSSKNPVTTIENRKANGYTLFTDDKQTTASNINDQETNSVFLESTNKPKNNIGYHFLNKSKISIKKETHTGNWKEINKSQKDTQKTDEYYEVTQKHSDKDDKYGYVLYPGISKDVFNTKKDLVTIIQQGDDFHVVKDNESVWAGVNYSNSTQTFDINNTKVEVKAKGMFVLKKKDDNTYECSFYNPESTNTASDIESKISMNGYSITNKNTSTSNESGVHFELTK, from the coding sequence ATGACATATAAAATGAAGAAATGGCAAAAATTAACCACCATTACATTATTAATGGCCGGAGTGATTACTTTAAATGATGGTGAATTCAGAAGTGTTGATAAACATCATATTGCTGTGGCTGATACGAATGCTCAAACACCAGATTATGAAAAGTTGAAGAAGACGTGGCTGGACGTTAACTATGGTTATGATCAGTATGATGAGAATAATGCCGCAATGAAGAAGAAGTTTGAGGCTACAGAAAAAGAAGCCAAGAAGTTACTTGATGAAATTAAAACTGATACAAATAGAACATATTTGTGGTCAGGAGCTGAAAACCTTGATACCAATTCTTCTCATATGACCAAAACCTATCGTAATATCGAGAAAATCGCAGAAGCAATGCGACATAAAAACACTTCATTAAAAACAGATGAAAACAAGTTGAAAATAAAAGATGCCCTAGATTGGATGCACAAAAATGTTTATGGCAAGAATCCTTCTCAAAAAGTCGATGATTTAACTAAAAATCGTAAGGGGCAAACTACACCCAAGAATAACTCATTGAATTGGTGGGATTATGAAATTGGTACGCCAAGAGCATTAACAAATACACTTATATTGCTGAATGATCAATTTTCAAATGAAGAAAAGAAAAAATATACAGCTCCTATTAAAACTTTCGCCCCAGACAGTGACAAAATATTATCTTCTGTAGGAAAAGCTGAACCTGCTAAAGGTGGAAATTTAGTAGACATTTCTAAAGTAAAACTTTTAGAAAGTATTATCGAAGAAGATAAAGATATGATGAAAAAGTCTATAGATTCATTTAATACAGTCTTCACTTACGTTCAAAGTAATGCAACTGGTAAAGAACGTAATGGATTCTATAAAGATGGCTCTTACATTGATCATCAAGACGTCCCATACACTGGTGCTTATGGTGTTGTACTCTTAGAGGGTATTTCTCAAATGATGCCGATGATAAAAGAAACACCTTTTAAAGATAGTAATCAAAATGATACAACATTAAAGTCGTGGATTGATGAAGGATTTATGCCACTCATTTATAAAGGTGAAATGATGGATTTGTCACGTGGTAGAGCCATTAGCCGTGAAAATGAAACGAGTCACTCAGCATCTGCAACTGTAATGAAATCATTGTTGAGATTGAGTGATACCATGGATGATTCAACAAAAACTAAATATAAACAAATCGTCAAAACCTCTGTAGAGTCAGATTCAAGTTATAAACAAACCGATTATTTAAATTCATATTCAGACATAGATAAAATGAAGTCTTTAATGGAAGACAGCACTATTTCTACTAACGGTTTAACACAGCAACTTAAAATATATAATGACATGGATCGTGTCACCTATCATAACAAAGACCTAGACTTTGCATTTGGTTTAAGTATGACCTCGAAAAATGTCGCACGTTACGAAAGTATCAATGGAGAGAACTTAAAAGGTTGGCACACCGGTGCAGGCATGTCTTATTTATACAATAGCGATGTGAAACACTACCGTGATAACTTCTGGGCAACAGCTGATATGAAACGATTAGCAGGTACTACAACTTTAGAAAATGAAGAACCTAAAGGTACGGTTGTTAAAAAGCCGAGTAAAACTTTTGTAGGCGGAATAAAATTCGATGACCAACATGCTAGTATTGGTATGGATTTTGAAAATCAGGACAAAACTTTAACTGCCAAAAAATCATATTTCATATTAAACGATAAAATTGTCTTCTTAGGAACTGGCATTAAAAGTACTGATTCATCAAAGAATCCAGTGACAACGATTGAAAATCGCAAAGCGAATGGGTATACGTTATTTACAGACGATAAACAAACAACCGCTTCAAATATTAATGATCAGGAAACCAATTCAGTCTTTTTAGAGTCAACCAATAAACCTAAAAACAATATAGGCTATCATTTTTTAAACAAATCTAAAATCTCCATAAAAAAAGAAACTCATACTGGAAATTGGAAAGAAATAAATAAAAGCCAAAAGGATACACAAAAAACTGATGAGTATTATGAAGTAACTCAAAAGCATTCTGATAAAGACGATAAATATGGATATGTGTTGTATCCTGGAATATCTAAAGATGTCTTTAATACCAAAAAAGATTTAGTAACTATCATTCAACAAGGTGATGACTTCCACGTTGTGAAAGATAATGAATCGGTTTGGGCTGGTGTCAATTATAGTAATAGCACTCAAACTTTTGACATTAACAACACTAAAGTAGAAGTTAAAGCCAAAGGTATGTTTGTACTTAAGAAGAAAGATGATAACACTTATGAATGTAGCTTCTATAATCCTGAATCTACAAATACCGCTTCAGATATTGAATCTAAAATTTCAATGAATGGATACTCTATTACAAACAAAAATACATCAACTTCTAATGAATCCGGCGTACACTTTGAATTAACTAAATAA
- a CDS encoding helix-turn-helix transcriptional regulator, with translation MKISRLISIILILNERKRVSAKELSELMEVSKRTIYRDVEAINIAGIPVYSIPGVGGGFEIMENFKLDKNTFTENELVSLLISNSNFPEKLKNMDFYNTNLKIKSLIPKEKLNTINTQVAQFHMDSKHWNNLRNIDDQLIKFKNAIQNNQVLKVKYINHLGNITEREVEPYQLILKAGQWYVYVYCNLREDFRLLKLTRVLKMQASGSKFIKKVYKEPSLSTDWVFEKLKMTIKLRVHESIVERLLDFCDYESFRQENKRYYVVDFPFIDNSYYFGLILSFGDKCEIIEPAEIRYKMKQIIKKLANNYL, from the coding sequence ATGAAAATTAGTCGACTAATTAGTATTATTTTGATACTAAACGAGAGGAAACGTGTAAGTGCTAAAGAATTGTCGGAATTAATGGAAGTATCGAAACGTACAATTTATCGAGATGTAGAAGCAATTAATATAGCAGGAATACCTGTTTATTCTATTCCTGGTGTTGGTGGCGGCTTTGAAATTATGGAAAATTTTAAATTAGACAAAAATACATTTACCGAAAATGAATTGGTAAGTCTTTTAATTAGTAACTCTAATTTTCCAGAGAAACTAAAAAATATGGATTTTTATAATACAAACCTAAAAATTAAAAGTTTAATACCAAAAGAAAAGTTAAATACAATAAACACACAAGTAGCACAATTTCACATGGATTCAAAACATTGGAATAATTTAAGAAACATTGATGACCAACTGATTAAATTTAAAAATGCTATACAAAACAATCAGGTATTGAAAGTTAAATATATTAATCATTTAGGAAATATAACAGAAAGAGAAGTAGAACCATATCAACTTATTTTAAAAGCAGGACAGTGGTATGTTTATGTTTATTGTAACTTAAGAGAGGATTTTAGATTACTTAAATTAACTCGAGTTTTAAAGATGCAAGCTTCAGGTAGCAAATTTATTAAAAAAGTATATAAAGAACCATCATTATCGACTGATTGGGTATTTGAAAAATTAAAAATGACAATTAAACTTCGCGTACACGAATCAATCGTTGAACGTTTATTAGACTTCTGTGATTACGAAAGCTTTAGGCAAGAAAATAAGCGATATTATGTAGTTGACTTCCCATTCATCGACAACTCATATTACTTTGGATTAATTTTAAGTTTTGGAGATAAGTGTGAAATAATAGAACCAGCTGAAATTCGGTATAAAATGAAGCAAATAATAAAAAAATTGGCGAATAATTATCTGTAG
- a CDS encoding DJ-1/PfpI family protein, with amino-acid sequence MKNVYFYIIDGLADWEISNILAELNSKRFFKKDAQTINIEMVSNSKSPITTMGGININPESLIEEISISKDTFLILPGSDTWNDSKHLPVIKIAKEILSNGGYVGAICGATIPLANIGILNEYYHTSNDLLYLESFSSNYHGQKLYIDKPSVSHKNLITASSTGTLMWTKDILQKLDEFKNSTLDAWFNYFSTGNSKHYFELLQTLNKE; translated from the coding sequence ATGAAAAATGTTTATTTTTATATAATAGATGGTTTGGCAGACTGGGAAATAAGTAATATTTTAGCCGAGTTAAACTCAAAGCGATTCTTTAAAAAAGATGCTCAAACAATAAACATAGAAATGGTTAGTAACTCAAAATCACCTATTACTACAATGGGAGGTATCAATATTAATCCCGAATCTTTAATTGAAGAAATTAGTATTTCTAAAGATACTTTTCTAATATTACCTGGATCAGACACATGGAATGATTCAAAGCATTTACCTGTAATAAAAATTGCTAAAGAAATTTTATCAAATGGTGGCTATGTTGGTGCTATATGTGGAGCAACAATTCCACTAGCTAATATTGGTATATTAAATGAGTATTATCATACAAGTAATGATTTATTATATCTAGAAAGTTTTTCTTCAAATTACCATGGACAAAAATTATATATTGATAAACCATCTGTATCTCATAAAAATTTAATCACTGCAAGTTCAACTGGGACATTAATGTGGACAAAAGATATATTGCAAAAACTAGATGAATTTAAAAATTCTACTTTAGATGCATGGTTTAACTATTTTAGCACTGGTAATTCAAAGCATTATTTTGAATTACTACAAACATTAAATAAAGAATAG
- a CDS encoding MAP domain-containing protein: MKLKSFVTATLALGLLSTVGAAFPNHEASADSNNGYKELTMDGKHTVPYTISVDGITALHRTYFVFPENKNVLYQEIDSKVKNELASQRGVTTEKINNAQTATYTLTLNDGNKKVVNLKKNDDAKNSIDPSTIKQIQIVVK; this comes from the coding sequence ATGAAACTAAAATCATTTGTTACTGCCACTTTAGCATTGGGATTATTATCAACAGTAGGTGCAGCTTTTCCGAATCATGAAGCATCTGCAGATAGTAATAACGGTTATAAGGAATTGACAATGGATGGGAAACACACTGTACCTTACACAATTTCAGTAGATGGTATTACTGCATTACATCGAACATACTTTGTTTTTCCAGAAAATAAAAATGTTCTTTATCAAGAAATTGACAGTAAAGTAAAAAATGAATTAGCTTCACAACGTGGTGTTACAACAGAAAAAATTAATAATGCGCAAACTGCAACTTACACACTTACTTTGAATGATGGAAATAAAAAAGTAGTGAATCTAAAGAAAAATGACGACGCTAAAAATTCAATTGACCCAAGTACAATCAAGCAGATACAAATTGTAGTTAAATAA
- the budA gene encoding acetolactate decarboxylase produces MANVLYQHGTLGTLMAGLLKGTASINELLQHGDLGIATLTGSNGEVIFLDGKAYHANEHKEFVELKGDELTPYATVTKFMADTSYETKDKSSEAVFEEIKEKMLSENLFSAVKISGLFKKMHVRMMPAQEPPYTRLIDSARRQPEQTETYVKGSVVGFFTPELFHGIGSAGFHVHFANDDRNFGGHVLDFEVEDVKVEIQNIETFEQHFPIHDEDFTNANIDYKDIADEIREAE; encoded by the coding sequence ATGGCTAATGTTTTATATCAACATGGTACATTAGGCACATTAATGGCAGGTTTATTAAAAGGAACTGCATCAATAAATGAATTATTGCAACATGGTGACTTAGGTATCGCTACACTAACAGGTTCAAATGGTGAAGTCATCTTTTTAGATGGAAAAGCTTACCATGCAAATGAACATAAAGAATTTGTTGAATTAAAAGGCGATGAGTTAACACCATATGCAACTGTAACTAAATTCATGGCAGATACAAGCTATGAGACGAAAGATAAATCTTCTGAAGCAGTTTTTGAGGAAATTAAAGAAAAAATGTTGAGTGAAAATTTATTTTCAGCAGTAAAAATTTCAGGCTTATTTAAAAAGATGCATGTGCGTATGATGCCAGCACAAGAGCCACCATATACACGTTTAATTGATTCAGCTAGAAGACAACCTGAACAAACTGAAACGTACGTCAAAGGTTCAGTTGTTGGTTTCTTTACACCAGAACTATTCCATGGTATTGGATCAGCAGGTTTCCATGTACACTTTGCCAATGATGATCGTAACTTTGGTGGGCATGTCTTAGACTTTGAAGTAGAAGATGTTAAAGTAGAAATCCAAAATATTGAGACATTTGAACAACATTTTCCAATACATGATGAAGATTTCACAAATGCAAATATTGACTATAAAGATATTGCAGATGAAATTAGAGAAGCTGAATAA
- the alsS gene encoding acetolactate synthase AlsS encodes MTDKKYTAADMVIDTLKNNGVEYVFGIPGAKIDYLFNALIDDGPELIVTRHEQNAAMMAQGIGRLTGKPGVVLVTSGPGVSNLTTGLLTATSEGDPVLALGGQVKRNDLLRLTHQSIDNAALLKYSSKYSEEVQDPESLSEVMTNAIRIATSGKNGASFISIPQDVISSPVESKAISLCQKPNLGVPSEQDINDVIEAIKNASFPVLLAGMRSSSADETNAIRKLVERTNLPVVETFQGAGVISRELENHFFGRVGLFRNQVGDELLRKSDLVVTIGYDPIEYEASNWNKELETQIINIDEVQAEITNYMQPKKELIGNIAKTIEMISEKVDEPFINQQHLDELEQLRTHIDEETGIKATHEEGILHPVEIIESMQKVLTDDTTVTVDVGSHYIWMARNFRSYNPRHLLFSNGMQTLGVALPWAISAALVRPNTQVVSVAGDGGFLFSSQDLETAVRKNLNIIQLIWNDGKYNMVEFQEEMKYKRSSGVDFGPVDFVKYAESFGAKGLRVTNQEELEAAIKEGYETDGPVLIDIPVNYKDNIKLSTNMLPDVFN; translated from the coding sequence ATGACTGATAAAAAGTACACTGCAGCCGATATGGTTATTGATACTTTGAAAAATAATGGGGTAGAATATGTTTTTGGTATTCCGGGTGCAAAGATAGACTATCTGTTTAATGCTTTAATTGATGATGGTCCTGAACTTATTGTCACTCGTCATGAACAAAATGCCGCAATGATGGCACAAGGTATTGGAAGATTAACAGGTAAACCGGGTGTAGTACTTGTCACAAGTGGTCCTGGTGTAAGTAATTTAACGACTGGACTATTAACTGCTACATCTGAAGGAGATCCTGTATTAGCGTTAGGTGGCCAAGTGAAACGTAATGATTTATTACGATTAACGCATCAAAGTATTGATAATGCTGCTTTATTAAAATATTCATCAAAATATAGTGAAGAAGTACAAGATCCTGAATCATTATCAGAAGTTATGACAAATGCAATTCGTATTGCTACTTCTGGTAAAAATGGCGCAAGTTTTATTAGTATTCCGCAAGACGTGATTTCTTCACCTGTTGAATCTAAGGCGATATCACTTTGTCAGAAACCTAATTTAGGAGTACCAAGTGAACAAGATATTAATGACGTCATTGAAGCGATTAAAAATGCATCATTTCCTGTTTTATTAGCTGGTATGAGAAGTTCAAGTGCAGACGAAACAAATGCAATTCGCAAATTAGTTGAGCGCACGAATTTACCAGTTGTAGAAACATTCCAAGGTGCGGGTGTAATTAGTCGTGAATTAGAAAATCATTTCTTCGGACGTGTGGGCTTATTCCGCAATCAAGTTGGTGATGAATTATTACGTAAAAGTGATTTAGTTGTTACAATCGGTTATGATCCAATTGAATACGAAGCTAGTAACTGGAATAAAGAATTAGAAACACAAATTATCAATATTGACGAAGTTCAAGCTGAAATTACTAATTATATGCAACCGAAAAAAGAGTTGATTGGTAATATTGCTAAAACGATTGAAATGATTTCTGAAAAAGTGGATGAGCCATTTATAAATCAACAACATTTAGATGAATTAGAACAACTAAGAACACATATTGATGAAGAAACTGGTATTAAAGCGACACATGAAGAAGGTATCTTACATCCAGTCGAAATTATTGAATCTATGCAAAAAGTTTTAACAGATGATACAACTGTGACAGTTGATGTTGGAAGTCACTATATTTGGATGGCACGTAATTTCAGAAGTTACAATCCAAGACATTTATTATTCAGTAACGGTATGCAAACGCTTGGTGTAGCATTACCGTGGGCAATTTCAGCTGCACTTGTGCGCCCTAATACGCAAGTTGTGTCAGTTGCTGGCGATGGTGGCTTTTTATTTTCATCACAAGATTTAGAAACGGCCGTACGTAAAAATCTAAATATTATCCAACTTATTTGGAACGATGGAAAATATAACATGGTTGAATTCCAAGAAGAAATGAAATATAAACGTTCATCAGGTGTAGACTTTGGTCCTGTTGATTTTGTAAAATATGCAGAATCATTTGGTGCAAAAGGTTTAAGAGTTACTAATCAAGAAGAATTAGAAGCGGCAATTAAAGAGGGCTATGAAACAGATGGTCCAGTATTAATTGATATACCTGTAAATTACAAAGATAATATCAAACTTTCAACAAATATGTTACCTGACGTATTTAACTAA
- the rpsI gene encoding 30S ribosomal protein S9: MRQSIQLYENLKFFERKKPGLKAARRSPQFSKR; encoded by the coding sequence GTGCGACAGTCTATACAACTGTACGAAAACCTAAAATTTTTTGAACGTAAAAAACCAGGTCTTAAAGCAGCTCGTCGTTCACCTCAATTCTCAAAACGTTAA
- a CDS encoding UvrD-helicase domain-containing protein: protein MPKNDDFLTRIDKYGNYINKKENYNNVAKSYHQHLLENNLIDFDLILYFSYYLITNYSQITKNLARFLKYFFIDEFQDTQDLQYAIVGEIIKASSGNCKIFLVGDPDQAIFSSLGGVVKTPSQISEYIGGYFVKELGLSKNYRSTQRLINLFSEFQSTGFVIEPGADHRDEEGIILFDKGIPKEDLVNRITEIIKEEIAKGVRPNDICILAPQWSFLTSIARKLRANLPGLDFDSPGLTLLPRNNDNFWFKLARLILISKDVSRYLVRVKWAKELLEELTAITSIHKEIDNDGCRKLLKKINSINVNNEDAIKYLEESFNYFFEILDFDYSSSDLLQEQWNSFFNGIKRRYENPDFNNIPKDINYMKKMFNSKDGIVVNTCQGVKGEEFHTVIAFGLLRGRLPHWNQIIGQPKSNEISESKKLLYVLCSRAKKNLYLFAETGRKTTKGGNYKVNNELNEVDFKKL from the coding sequence ATACCCAAGAATGATGATTTTCTCACTAGAATAGATAAATATGGTAACTATATTAATAAGAAAGAGAATTATAACAATGTGGCAAAATCATACCATCAACACTTATTAGAAAATAATTTGATTGATTTTGATCTTATTTTGTACTTTTCATATTATTTAATCACTAATTACTCTCAAATAACAAAAAATCTTGCTAGATTTTTAAAATATTTTTTCATTGACGAATTTCAAGATACACAAGACTTACAGTATGCAATTGTTGGAGAAATTATTAAAGCTTCATCAGGTAATTGTAAGATATTTTTAGTTGGTGATCCAGATCAAGCAATATTCAGTTCTTTAGGTGGAGTAGTGAAAACTCCATCACAGATTAGTGAATATATTGGTGGGTACTTTGTCAAGGAATTGGGACTAAGTAAGAACTATAGGTCTACACAACGATTAATAAATCTATTTAGTGAATTTCAAAGTACAGGTTTTGTAATAGAACCAGGAGCGGATCATCGAGATGAAGAGGGGATTATTTTATTTGATAAAGGCATACCTAAAGAAGATTTAGTGAATAGGATTACTGAAATAATTAAAGAAGAAATTGCAAAAGGTGTTCGTCCAAATGATATCTGTATTTTGGCACCTCAATGGAGTTTTTTAACATCTATAGCTAGAAAATTAAGAGCAAATTTACCTGGTTTAGACTTTGATTCACCTGGTCTAACCTTATTACCAAGAAATAATGATAATTTTTGGTTTAAGTTAGCAAGACTTATTTTAATTTCTAAGGATGTGAGTAGGTATTTAGTAAGAGTGAAATGGGCGAAAGAGTTATTAGAAGAATTAACTGCAATAACTTCCATACATAAAGAAATTGATAATGATGGTTGTAGAAAATTACTTAAAAAAATTAATTCTATTAATGTTAATAATGAAGATGCTATTAAATATCTGGAGGAGTCTTTTAATTATTTTTTTGAAATACTAGACTTTGATTATAGTTCGAGTGATTTATTACAAGAACAGTGGAATAGTTTCTTTAATGGTATAAAAAGACGTTATGAAAATCCTGATTTTAACAATATTCCTAAAGATATAAACTATATGAAAAAGATGTTTAATTCAAAAGATGGGATAGTCGTTAATACTTGCCAAGGTGTCAAAGGAGAGGAATTTCATACAGTAATAGCTTTTGGATTATTAAGAGGGCGCTTACCCCATTGGAACCAAATAATAGGACAACCTAAAAGCAATGAAATAAGTGAGTCTAAAAAATTATTATATGTTTTATGTTCTAGAGCTAAAAAAAATTTATATTTATTTGCTGAAACTGGAAGAAAGACAACTAAAGGTGGAAATTATAAAGTGAATAATGAACTGAATGAAGTAGATTTTAAAAAATTATAA